A stretch of Methanobrevibacter sp. YE315 DNA encodes these proteins:
- a CDS encoding MarR family transcriptional regulator, whose product MDDKEKVIEAFRNSEDPLNAKKVSELSGVEKKEVDKIMKELKKDETIVSPKRCYWTLAEK is encoded by the coding sequence ATGGATGACAAAGAAAAAGTGATTGAAGCATTCAGAAATTCCGAAGACCCTTTAAACGCTAAAAAGGTAAGTGAACTTTCTGGTGTTGAGAAAAAAGAAGTAGATAAAATCATGAAAGAATTAAAAAAGGATGAAACTATAGTTTCTCCAAAAAGATGTTATTGGACACTCGCTGAAAAATAA